The genomic interval CTGTGTGTGGGTCCTGGAAGGACAGAGTCATGGTCTCGCCCCCTGTGCCCAGTGAGTCAAGAAACCCCCGAGACGTGTGAGGACAGTGTGGCTGTACACCCGCACCATGGACgggagggctggggcaggtggTGACTGCCAGGAGCACCACGTGGATGGAGTCCCCACTCAGGACCAGATGACCAGCCTGCCTGGTGCCGTGGGGCGTGCAGGGAGGTGACACTGGAGAAGGGCTGAGGGATGACCTCCCGTGATGCTGAGAAGCCCAGTCTTGGGCCTGGACACACACGTGAGCCCCGAGTCAGGAAGGGGAGGCCGTCACTTAGTTTTGCCCCCAGGACAAGGAACAGGGACCCACCTCTGTCCTAGTTTGTGTCACTGCAATGGGGAGTCACCAGTTCTGTTGTTGTTTCTAATGCATAGTGTTCTCCACAGAATGAAGTAAAGTTATCAGTGGTTTCTTTGAAAGAAGTACAAGAGAATTTGAAAGCAAAAATTGTGGATTCTCCAGAGAAGTTAAagaattacaaagagaaaatgaaagatacTGTCCAGAGGCTTAAAAATTCCAGGGTGAGTTTCCTTCTTACTGGACCATGTTTGTCTCGTCAGCGGCTCTGGTGTAGCGGTGCGCTAGCGTTCTGGTTCCGGGGTGACTGGACCTCCCGACAAGCGTCAGGCCTTGTCTCTGAGGAGATTTCAGACGGAGGTTCAGTATGCATCATGCTGTCGCGGCTTTGCCCTGGGGCCTCGCGAGTCCTGGGGACTTCAGTGTAAGGGAGATGCAGTGAGCAGTTTTAGCTCTAGTTGTGATAGACTTGAACAGGGACTGCGGGAGTGTCGGCCTGCGGGTGGGGCGGGGTGTGAGTACCTGTGCCTTTGCTCGGCATTGCTGTAAACGCAGAGCTGTTCCTGCTCCAGGAGTGGAAAGTGCTTCAGTGGTGTGGGCAGAGGGGGGGGGTGCTGACCTCCTGGTGACCATGTGCCTGGGGCCTGCGGCACAGGGACAGCGTGCAGGCACTCTGAGGTCACAGGGAGCAAGGGCTGGGCAGAGTGTGATGCCTGCGAGGGAGAGTGGCCGCTGGGTCGGGGACAGGCGGAGGCCTAGGGCCTGGGCGCCGGCCGTGACCTACAGAGGCGAGTGACCCGGGGCCTGGAGTCCGGGTGGTGCTGGGCAGGTGGGCTCTGTGTTTGCGAGGTCATGGCCTCCATAGGGACAGGTGGAGCAGCTGGGGCAGTAGAAGGGGTAGGCTACTTAGCATCTCTTACAGGTTTTATAAACTAGTAATTAAAGGACACTGCGGTTCGTCCCTGAAGTTGTTATTCAGGTCATTCCTGATTATTAACAGCACACAGGAGTAGACAAAGTCACGAAGACAGAAACGAGAGCCCCAGAGGATGTGTGTTTGGGTACAAGAGTGGATTCGTTAGTGAACAGTTCTGGTTCAGTTGACTGTTCATCTGGAAACAGAGCAAGTTGGGTCTATACCAGCACCATTTACAAAACTGAATTTTAACctgattaaaaatgtaaaaagttagCAATTTGAGAAATTTTAGGGAAACATTAGTATAATCTTGGTCTGcagtggatttttaaaatcaagattgGAAACCAAAAAGCTCTAGAGAACAGTGCAGCTACGAACGGGTCTGTGATGCATGGGGCGGGGACCGGGGTTGATCCTGTCCATCACAGGCACGGTGTGGACAGGAGGGGCGGAACTAGTCCTCTGAGGCCGGCCCATGCTGAGGGGACGGTGGGGGAGAGAGGCGATGTGGTGACTGTGCTCACCTCTGTCCCCTCCTGACTCTGGAACAAGAATGGTCTCTGTTGTAAAATGAGCTACAGTGGTAGTTCTCAGAGGCCTGAGGCCATCTGATGCTGATCATCAGCCGTCACGGCTGATGTGGGTGGCGGCAGTGATAGCAGAAACGGGGTCTTCTCAGAGCCTTGAGAATACTTGGGGTTATTTAGTAATATGAAGGTGTCTGCCTGTGTCCACGCTGTGTGGCCCTGGAAGTGTCCCTGCGTGTGGGGCACTCACCGGCACTCCCGGGGCTCTGCTCTGAGAGGCAGACCCGCAGCAGGGTGGACACAGGCACTGCTGCAGGTTGTCAGGGAGACGTCAGGCCGTGTCTGTTTCCTCCCAAAGCAAGAGGTGATGGAGAAGTACGAGCTGTACCGCGACTCAGTGGACGGGCTGCCGTCCTGCCAGCTGGAGGTGCAGCTCTACCAGAAGAAGCTGCAAGACCTGGCGGACAACAGGGACAAGCTGGCTGGCATCCTGAAGGAGGTGCGTCTGCTCATGGCAGCATGTGCTGCTCAGTCTCTGGGTggctttcctctctttctgggAAACTGGAAGGTCCCTCTGTTGTGTGCTGGGGCCTGTGTATGCCCTGTGCGGGGGGGAGGTTCTTCTGGGCTGGCACAGGCCTTTCTTCCCaaatgggggagggagaaaaacgTCATGGATAAGACCTGTGTTTCAAAACCCATCACAGGAGTTAAATCCACATTAGCAGTAGTGAGGGAGCCGTGACCACAGTGAAGTGAGTATGAAGCTGTGATTACGGAGTCCTGAGAATGCAGCTGTAAGATTAGAGCCCTGAACACAAAGTAATGAGCTCAGAACAGTGAGCTCTGAACTCTGATCTCAGAGCTCAGACCACAGAGCACAGAGAAGTCAGCAGAGAGAACAGAGTCTTCAGtacagagcagagaggacagggcagTAAGCACAGAGCACTGAGCTCTTAGAGCTGTGAGATCGGAGCAGTCGTACAGAACTGGGAACTCAAGAGTTGTGTGTACAGAGGAGGCAGTACACACCTCGGGAGTGAGCACAGGCCTTTGACCTCAGAGTTGTGAGCTTAGAGCTGTGAGCACCGAGGAGTCAGCGCAGAGCAGTCAGCTCAGCTGTGAGCACAGAGCACAGAACTGAGAGCTCAGAGCAGAGAGCATAGAACTCAGATAAGTTAGCTCAGACCTTTGAGCACAGAGCAGTTGAGCTCAGAGCAGTCAGCACAGAGCTGTGAGCTTAGCTGAGAGCACAAAGCACAGCTCAGTTAGCACAGAGCACAGGGCAGTGAGCTCAGAGCTGTGAGCAAAGAGCCCTGAACACAGAGCTATGAGCACAGAGCACTAAATACAAAGCAGTCAGCATAGAGCACAGGGCAGTGAGCTCAGAACTGAGCACAGCACGGAATGcagagcaggcagcacagagcACAGAGCTGTGACTACAGAGAAGAGAGCACCAGAGCAATGAGCTCAGAGCTGTGAGCAAAGAGCACTAAGCACAGAGCTGTCAGCACAGAGCACAGGGCAGTGAGCTCAGAATTGTGATCGTGGAGCAGTCAGCAAAGAGGTTGTGTAGGACCCCTGTAGTCAGGCAGTGGGACTCAGGGCCGTGTTCTCCAGGAGGCGGGCAGCATCATTTATGTCCTCCGAGCCCAACTCTTGCCTAATGCTGCCTGTCACCTCCACCTTCATTGGGCATTTGATGAGGGTTCTGTGTCGCTGTCATAGGGGTGGCAGGCTTGATGCCCAGGTCCGTTCTGAGCTTCCCCCTCCCGTGAGTGTCCTGGAGATCCGTGCTCTGACGCTGGCCACCCTGTTCGGTGTCACCCCCGCCTCTCTGCCTGCACAGTCTAGTCCTCACCACAACCGGTCTCTGGGTCCCTCTGCTGAGTGCTGTGCTGGCGAGGGGGCGAGAGGCCAGTGGCAGGTTCCTCCCTGTCCCTGTGCCTCTGCTGTCCCCCGTCAGCCTGTGTTCTATGCGGGTGCGGGTGTCAACAGTTTATCTTTTCTCAAAGCTGCACTTGATTGTAGTTGTCCATAAAGAGTAGTCGTTCATGTCGGTTGTTAAGTTGGCTGGTTGTGCTGTGTCCTGCCGACAGAACCTGACGCTGGAGGACCAGATCGAGAGCGGCGAGTCGGACGTGAAGAAGCTGAAGGCGGAGGAGAACTCGCTGCGCCGGCTGCTGAACGTGAAGAAGGAGAAGCTCGCCACTGCGCAGCTGCGCATCCACAAGCAGCAGGAGGACCTGAAGCAGTACAAGCACGCGGTGATCCAGTGAGTGCACGGGCCGGGTCGGACCGAGCCTGGGTGGCCAGGGATGCTGCCCTATACCCTGTGCCCTCCGCCCTGCCCCCGCACCCCTGGGCTCAGCGTTGCTGCCAGTGCAGGATCTCCCCTCCGGGCCTGTCCTCCTGCGGACAGCGCGGAGGGAAGGTGGGGCGCACAGACCTGGCTGACGGGGCTCCCCACCAACACCCCTAGACATGAGGGCAGGGTGGGTGGATCGGGGCTCCCGTGGGTGCAGCACCCAGCAGggtctctgcttctctgcttcacGCCTAGAGGAGGGCTGAGGTCCCTCTGGGGGTGATGTTGGAGGTCACTGCATGCTGGTTCGATGCTGAGGGAGTCCCTCCTGCCTGTGTCCGCCCTCTGCAGGGACTGCAATAAGGTTCAGGAGAAAAGGGGTGCCGTCTTTGAGCGGATCACCTCCATCAGTCAGGATATACAGAAAATCAAGTTTTCTATTCAGCAACTTCGAGACGCTGCAGAGCGGGAGAGACTCAAGTCCCAGGTGagtgctggtgggaaggcagttTCAGGGAACCCCATGCGCACGAGTGGGGTAGGTCGCCATGGGCCCCAACCTCGGCCTCTGTCCCCGGGGCCCCCTTAGTGCACCACCCCCCACAAATATGTGCGAGCTGTCACCTGGGCCACAGTAGGTCATTACCAGACCCCGCTGTGCAGTGGGAGGGGTATCCCCGCTCCCCGGGTGCTGGCTGGGCCCGGGCTGTGCCACTGTGTGAGTGTCCTGCTGTCACCCGCTGCGGTCTTCACGGCAGAGATGGGAGCCCAGGTTAACACCTCTGACGTCAGTGACGGCGTCGCAGGGAGGCTTACCCGGACGCGCTGCGTGGCCCTTAGCGCCTGCTCTCACAGCGGGGTGGATGTGGTTGTTGCCTGGTGGGTGTGGTGGCCGTGGCTCCAGGTGGATCCGCTGTCCGGCTCCTCCCTTGACCCTCCCTCCAGCGCAGTCCTGGGGTCTCGGGCTCTGGGTGTGCCGAGGGGGCCAGTCCACTGTCATAGGCTGTGTCTGCATGAAACACTGTCTCCCTTGCCCCCTAGGAAATATTTCTCACCTTGAAAGGTGCGCTGGAGAAGTACCACGAGGGCATCGAGAAGGCGACCGAGGAGGGCCGAGCGGACCTGGCGGAGAAGATGGCCGAGCTGAGGAAGGGCATGTCCAGGCTGCCCACCTGACCACCCGAAGGGCCGTGCGGACACTTGCTGGGTCTCACTGTTGTCTGTGACTGAACGTGGGCGCTAATGGGCGTGTCAGAAGTGCCGGATAACATCAGTACACTCACTTTTGTATCCTCACAGCTTATTACTTTGTAGGGTAAGGCACTGAATGTAGACTGTGACTCACATAATAAAGTGGTGTGGCTGCCCGCGATCTCCatttcctatgtggtggcgcagAGCCCAGCTGTGTTTCTGTACGCCAGTAATAAGGCACGGGAAGGGGAAATAGGAGAACAGTCCCATCACTGTTGCAGCAGAAAGCATGTAACGCCCTGGAGCACGCTGACCCTGAGGTGACCGGCCTGCACTCTGAGACTGGGGGGAAAAGTGAACGAAATGCAAGTAGGTCACAGTGGGACGGCTGGTGTGACCTGTCCCTGCCGCTGAAACA from Saccopteryx leptura isolate mSacLep1 chromosome 2, mSacLep1_pri_phased_curated, whole genome shotgun sequence carries:
- the NUF2 gene encoding kinetochore protein Nuf2 isoform X4 — translated: METLSFPRYNVAEIVTHVRNKILTGADGKNLSKSDLYPNPKPEVLHMIYLRALQIVYGTRLEHFYMMPVNSDVMYPHLMEGFLPVSNLFIYLNSFLPICRVNDFETSDILYPKAKRTSRFLSGIINFIHFREACRETYMEFFCQYKSSVDRMQQLNTAHQEALLRLEKLDSVPAEEQAEFQQLSGEIQELQQLLNQDFRQKTVSLQDRNAQKKSDILEKTKQLNEVKLSVVSLKEVQENLKAKIVDSPEKLKNYKEKMKDTVQRLKNSRQEVMEKYELYRDSVDGLPSCQLEVQLYQKKLQDLADNRDKLAGILKENLTLEDQIESGESDVKKLKAEENSLRRLLNVKKEKLATAQLRIHKQQEDLKQYKHAVIQDCNKVQEKRGAVFERITSISQDIQKIKFSIQQLRDAAERERLKSQEIFLTLKGALEKYHEGIEKATEEGRADLAEKMAELRKGMSRLPT
- the NUF2 gene encoding kinetochore protein Nuf2 isoform X3, with protein sequence MRQTVGAGLQETLKMETLSFPRYNVAEIVTHVRNKILTGADGKNLSKSDLYPNPKPEVLHMIYLRALQIVYGTRLEHFYMMPVNSDVMYPHLMEGFLPVSNLFIYLNSFLPICRVNDFETSDILYPKAKRTSRFLSGIINFIHFREACRETYMEFFCQYKSSVDRMQQLNTAHQEALLRLEKLDSVPAEEQAEFQQLSGEIQELQQLLNQDFRQKTVSLQDRNAQKKSDILEKTKQLNEVKLSVVSLKEVQENLKAKIVDSPEKLKNYKEKMKDTVQRLKNSRQEVMEKYELYRDSVDGLPSCQLEVQLYQKKLQDLADNRDKLAGILKENLTLEDQIESGESDVKKLKAEENSLRRLLNVKKEKLATAQLRIHKQQEDLKQYKHAVIQDCNKVQEKRGAVFERITSISQDIQKIKFSIQQLRDAAERERLKSQEIFLTLKGALEKYHEGIEKATEEGRADLAEKMAELRKGMSRLPT